Within Agarivorans litoreus, the genomic segment TTAGTTGCTTAAAGCGGGCACTAAAATGGGCTTGGGAAGAAAACCCGGTTTGATAAGCCACTTCTGCCAAACTTAATTCGCCTGTAAGCAATAAGCTTTTAGCCCGCTCGATACGTCGCTGGCTTAGGTATTGATGAGGGCTTAACCCGCTGCTTTGTTTAAACATACGGGCAAAGTGATAGTCACTTAAATCCACCAACTGGGCCAACTGATTCAAGCTAAGTTTGTCGGCTAAATGCGCCTCTATAAACTCTTGGCAACGGGCAAGCTGAAACGGCGCCAGCCCCCCACTAAAGCTTGGTTCAGTTAGCTGTTTAGTTAGGTAGTGTTTGCTTATATGGCCAAGCAGCAATTGGCTAAGTTGATCCAAAGCTAAACGGTCGGCATTGTCTTGCCAATTAAGCTTAAGTAACCACTGCTGAATAAGGCTGCTTACAGCCAGGTCGTCTGCAAATGTAAGATCTTGCACGTCAAAACCAGTACCGCTTTTATCCCAAATTTGTTCAATACTTTGGCTTAGATCGTTATCGCTAAAATACAAATGCACAAAGGCCAAATCGCCATCTACCTGCCAACGAGATTCATGCCCAGCAGGCATTAAACAAAGCTTTCCCGGAGCGCCGCCACTTACCAAATTAGAGCCAATCAGCCGCTTAGTTCGATAACCACCAGCAAGATAGACACTTAAGGTGTGATGCTCTGGGCGATGATAAGAGGTGCGGTCATCTTGATTAGACCAACGAGCAAAGCCTAACTGCTCGCCAAGGCTAACGCTATTATGCAACACCGCCCGTGCTTGATTAAGCCGTTCAAATACATGGCTACCTTGAATAAAGCGATGGTCTGATAGTTTATTGCTCATACCACCTCCTTATGGTGCTGCGCATTAAATATAGAAAATATCACCAACATTCCCTGCTAAGCAAGTTAATGAATTACAGCAATTACTTGCCTTAGAGTTGATGCTCTAATAAAATCTCACCAACTTTTATAAGCATAGAACCTGAGTACTTCAGGCTACGTAGCGCGTATTAAGAATACTCTCCAATGCGCTACCCTCCAAACCACAAGGACGTAAACACTCTACCCTGCAAGTAGAGTGATGTTGGCGATCTTTGCTTTGTTGTTTTTACGCAAAATTGAGACAAGCTCGTACATGAAACTACCTAACTTTCTGCTGGGTTATAGCGCACTAACGCTGTTACTCCCTACATCTAGCTTTGCAGAAAACTCGCCACAGTCCGAGAATAACGGCGAGCAATACCAAGCTATGTTCCCTATTTGGGCACAAGAAGCCATAGACTTAGGCCATAAACTACCCAAACCTTATGGCTTTAGCATCAACTACATGAGCATGTCGCAACCGTTAATTGTGGATAGCGTGGCCTTCTCTGGCCTAGGTAGCGCCATCGACAAACTAGTAGGCGTTAGCGGTAGCCAAGCTATTCAAGACTCAGAAACTCTTACTTTGCGTGGCGATGTTTGGGTGCTGCCCTTTTTAAATGTGTATGGTGTATTAGGCCAAACCAAAGGCAGCAGTGTCGCCAACGTGCAAGTAAATCTTGCCGGCACACCAGTGGGTGATCCGTTTGACTTTAGCTTACATTTCAGCGGCGTGACTTACGGTGCTGGTACCACTTTAGTGGGCGGCATAGGCAACTGGTTTGCTCTGCTTGATGTTAACTACACCAATACCGATCTCGATATTTTAGACGGAGAAATCAGCACCATTGTAGTTACGCCACGAGCAGGTTACCGCTGGGAAGTAGGCGGGCGTGATATTCAAGTTTGGGGCGGCGCGATGTACCAAAACGTTGAGCAAACCTTTAGCGGCAACCTTAACGATATTGGAATTAACCTTCCGCCGCCGCTGCCTAGTGGCGGTAAATTTGTGGTAGACCAACACCTAGAAGAAAAATGGAATGGGTTGATTGGCGGGCAAGTGTCACTCACCGACAATGTAGACGCACTGCTCGAAGTCGGCTTTGGCACCCGTAGCAGCTTTATGCTTGGTCTGGGTTACCGCTTCTAATGCGCATAGTGAGTTTTTTTTCGCGCAGGCTGCTTGGCTTGGCTTTACTATTGAGCTTAAGTGGCTGTTCGGCCCTAGCGGTTAAAGAACAG encodes:
- a CDS encoding helix-turn-helix domain-containing protein, whose product is MSNKLSDHRFIQGSHVFERLNQARAVLHNSVSLGEQLGFARWSNQDDRTSYHRPEHHTLSVYLAGGYRTKRLIGSNLVSGGAPGKLCLMPAGHESRWQVDGDLAFVHLYFSDNDLSQSIEQIWDKSGTGFDVQDLTFADDLAVSSLIQQWLLKLNWQDNADRLALDQLSQLLLGHISKHYLTKQLTEPSFSGGLAPFQLARCQEFIEAHLADKLSLNQLAQLVDLSDYHFARMFKQSSGLSPHQYLSQRRIERAKSLLLTGELSLAEVAYQTGFSSQAHFSARFKQLTGNSPASFRNKS
- a CDS encoding virulence protein produces the protein MLAIFALLFLRKIETSSYMKLPNFLLGYSALTLLLPTSSFAENSPQSENNGEQYQAMFPIWAQEAIDLGHKLPKPYGFSINYMSMSQPLIVDSVAFSGLGSAIDKLVGVSGSQAIQDSETLTLRGDVWVLPFLNVYGVLGQTKGSSVANVQVNLAGTPVGDPFDFSLHFSGVTYGAGTTLVGGIGNWFALLDVNYTNTDLDILDGEISTIVVTPRAGYRWEVGGRDIQVWGGAMYQNVEQTFSGNLNDIGINLPPPLPSGGKFVVDQHLEEKWNGLIGGQVSLTDNVDALLEVGFGTRSSFMLGLGYRF